A segment of the Actinomycetota bacterium genome:
TGGGCGTACAGCTCGACCCCGCGCCGGCGGGCCTCGCGGATCTCGGAGAACGTCTCGGGGGTGGTGGCGTGCTGGATGTACATGCGCGCCCCGAGCTGCTCGGCCACATAGGCGTAGGCCCGGACGTGCTGGGCCTCCAGCATGTGGGGCGAGCGGTCGGTCCAGGCGGCCAGGTCGTCGTGGCCGAGCTCGCGCGCCCGGCGCTCGAACACCCGGGCGATCTCCCAGTTCTCCGGGTGGATGGAGCAGATGGCCGGGTCGCCGTAGCGGGCCACCTGCTCCATGACCAGGTACAGGGTGCCGTCGTCGATCCCGACCCCGAGCCCGGCCCGCCGGCTCGGCCAGTTGTGGTCGGCGGCCGGGATGCGGCGGGCCTGCATGTAGAGCTTGTACGAGGTGACCCCGTACTCCTCGCAGTACAGGGGGATCTCCTCGGCCTGCTCGTCGGTCTCCATCATGAAGGTCAGGAAGCAGTCGATCGAGGACACCCGCTCGATCGTCTCCCGCGCCGTCGCGAACGCGTGGGAGAACGGGACCACGTCGTCGGCCTGTACGAACTCCTTGAAGGGGCGGGTGCCCAGGCGGGTGCTGGGGGCCTGGATGCCCCAGGTGGTGATGCCGGCGCAGGCCGCGGCCCGGCTCTCGGGGGCCAGGTCGTCCTCGAAGGGGACGTAGCAGCCGGGGTGGGCCTCGGAGTCGACGATCCCGGGCAGGATATGGTTGCCCCGCACGTCAATCGTTCGCCGGGCCGGGGGGAGCAGGTCGTCGCGGGCCACGGCGACGACGGCACCCCCGTCGATCGCGACCCCCGCCTGGAGCACTCCGTCGCCGGTCACCACCCGGCCGCCGACGAGCTTGAGGTCGACCTCCCGTGCCGGCATGGGCTCCCCTCCCGGGTCTGTCTCTTGTCTCGGACAGCGGCTAGAGGATAGCGTATGCGGCATGCCGCTGGACATCCGCAAGCTGGTCGTCCACCTCGAGGAGGTCAGGGCCGAGGGTGGCCGCGGCGACACCGGCGGGCCCCTGCGCAAGGTCGCCGCCCTGGCCGTGGTCCCCAATCCCTATGCCGGCCGGCCCTGGAGCGGCGACCTGGACGAGCTGGTGGAGCCGTCGGGGGCGCTGGCCGCCGAGCTGGCCGCCGCCGCCCTGGCCGTGCTGGGCGGGCCGGTGGAGAGCTACGGCAAGGCCGCCCTGGTCGGCCTGGACGGCGAGCAGGAGCACGCCAA
Coding sequences within it:
- a CDS encoding amidohydrolase family protein — protein: MPAREVDLKLVGGRVVTGDGVLQAGVAIDGGAVVAVARDDLLPPARRTIDVRGNHILPGIVDSEAHPGCYVPFEDDLAPESRAAACAGITTWGIQAPSTRLGTRPFKEFVQADDVVPFSHAFATARETIERVSSIDCFLTFMMETDEQAEEIPLYCEEYGVTSYKLYMQARRIPAADHNWPSRRAGLGVGIDDGTLYLVMEQVARYGDPAICSIHPENWEIARVFERRARELGHDDLAAWTDRSPHMLEAQHVRAYAYVAEQLGARMYIQHATTPETFSEIREARRRGVELYAQTGPAWLGFSPFDGWRINVPLRYRDTQEALWQALARGDVDVVGSDHVVAWPPADREAMYRQSIWDCRTGFSRVETFLPVMLTHGVHEGRITLERLVQVCCENPARIYGLFPRKGTVAVGSDADLVVVDLSREVTVGPEHLNTRAGWSIMEGKTYHGWPVLTLLGGRVVAEWADDAPGPRPVGEPSGRYLPRAVRPDVPKEPKDRLVRTGPDATLAGIRPGV
- a CDS encoding amino acid synthesis family protein, with amino-acid sequence MPLDIRKLVVHLEEVRAEGGRGDTGGPLRKVAALAVVPNPYAGRPWSGDLDELVEPSGALAAELAAAALAVLGGPVESYGKAALVGLDGEQEHA